A part of Candidatus Binatia bacterium genomic DNA contains:
- the ileS gene encoding isoleucine--tRNA ligase gives MDYKSTLQLPATDFPMRANLPEREPAMLAKWESEHLYGRMLAGREDAPLFLLHDGPPYANGNIHIGHALNKILKDIIVKYRTLAGFRAPYRPGWDTHGLPIELEVEKNVGRKARAEMSLVEVRKLCRQYADKYVGIQRDDFRRLGVFGEWDRPYLTKDFDYEAQEARELAAILETGGIFRSKKPVHWCASCRTALAEAEVDYETKKTTSVFVAFPIEAKGPLAPFADRRPSIAIWTTTPWTLPANLAVAVSPDFSYSLVESADRSLVVATDLIPALAKRFPLGKTLATFQGRELEGVKARHPWIDRDSLVILAEHVTLEAGTGAVHTAPGHGQDDYVVGLRYGLEAYAPVDAGGLFTAEVPEFQGQFVFAADRAILDLLAARGVLLAEEDIEHSYPHCWRCKKAIIFRATHQWFLSMEHASLRDRTLEAIDTVRWIPAWGRERIHGMIAGRPDWCLSRQRAWGVPIIAVRCESCANVEATPALALRAAEIFEKEGADAWFARPVEDFLPEGFACPSCSGRRFERETDILDVWFDSGVSFAAVVEKDFGAGTVADLYLEGSDQHRGWFHSALLTSVATRSRAPYRSVLTHGFVLDGEGRKQSKSLGNTVAPQDVLKTYGADILRLWVASEDYSEDVRISDEIMKRLADSYRRIRNTARNLLANLSDFDPADAVPHRERNEIDRWILARLDDFLGRCRHAYDEFQFHIVFHALNNFCSVDLSALYFDAAKDRLYTSAKTSRGRRSAQATMHEILHALVRVIAPILCFTAEEIWHAMPSSRREGEASSVFLTDFPVADPAWKDDALLARWQRLWEIRAVVTKAIEEHRRDGRIGQSLEARVTVAAGGRDGEMLQSIGNRALCEMFIVSQVELAGGNGNLAVTVEKARGTKCGRCWNYAEAVGTFADHPELCDRCHPVVTALDPS, from the coding sequence ATGGACTACAAGAGCACCCTCCAGCTTCCCGCAACGGATTTTCCGATGCGCGCGAACCTTCCCGAGCGCGAGCCCGCGATGCTCGCCAAGTGGGAATCCGAGCACCTGTACGGCCGCATGCTCGCCGGCCGCGAAGACGCGCCGCTGTTCCTGCTGCACGACGGACCGCCGTACGCGAACGGCAACATCCACATCGGTCACGCGCTGAACAAGATCCTGAAGGACATCATCGTCAAGTACCGCACGCTGGCGGGCTTTCGCGCGCCGTACCGGCCGGGCTGGGATACCCACGGCCTTCCGATCGAGCTCGAGGTCGAGAAGAACGTCGGGCGCAAGGCACGCGCCGAAATGAGTCTCGTCGAAGTGCGCAAGCTCTGTCGCCAGTACGCCGACAAGTACGTCGGAATCCAGCGCGACGATTTTCGCCGCCTCGGCGTTTTCGGCGAATGGGATCGCCCTTACCTGACGAAAGACTTCGACTACGAGGCCCAGGAAGCGCGCGAGCTGGCGGCGATCCTCGAGACCGGCGGCATCTTCCGCAGCAAGAAGCCGGTGCACTGGTGCGCCTCGTGCCGCACGGCGCTGGCCGAGGCGGAAGTCGACTACGAGACGAAGAAGACGACATCGGTATTCGTCGCGTTCCCGATCGAGGCGAAAGGGCCCCTGGCACCGTTCGCCGACCGGCGCCCGTCGATTGCGATCTGGACGACCACGCCGTGGACGCTTCCGGCCAACCTCGCAGTGGCCGTGTCGCCGGACTTCTCGTACTCGCTCGTCGAGTCGGCCGATCGCAGCCTCGTCGTCGCCACCGACCTCATCCCTGCTCTCGCGAAGCGTTTTCCGCTCGGCAAGACGCTCGCGACGTTCCAGGGACGCGAGCTCGAGGGTGTGAAGGCGCGTCATCCGTGGATCGATCGCGATTCGCTCGTGATCCTCGCTGAACACGTGACGCTGGAGGCCGGTACCGGCGCCGTGCACACCGCGCCCGGGCACGGCCAGGACGACTACGTCGTCGGGCTGCGTTACGGACTGGAAGCTTACGCGCCGGTCGATGCCGGCGGCCTGTTCACGGCGGAAGTCCCCGAGTTCCAGGGCCAGTTCGTGTTCGCCGCCGATCGCGCAATCCTCGATCTTCTCGCCGCACGCGGCGTGCTGCTTGCCGAAGAAGACATCGAGCACAGCTATCCGCACTGCTGGCGCTGCAAGAAGGCGATCATTTTTCGCGCGACCCACCAGTGGTTTTTGTCGATGGAGCACGCGTCCTTGCGCGACCGCACGCTGGAGGCGATCGACACCGTGCGCTGGATTCCGGCGTGGGGCCGCGAGCGCATCCACGGAATGATCGCCGGCCGCCCCGACTGGTGCCTTTCGCGCCAGCGCGCCTGGGGAGTGCCGATCATTGCGGTGCGCTGCGAGAGCTGCGCAAACGTCGAAGCGACGCCTGCGCTGGCCCTTCGCGCTGCCGAGATTTTCGAGAAAGAAGGCGCCGACGCGTGGTTCGCGCGCCCGGTCGAGGATTTCCTTCCGGAAGGCTTTGCCTGCCCGTCGTGCTCGGGCCGCCGCTTCGAGCGCGAGACGGACATCCTCGACGTCTGGTTCGACTCGGGCGTGAGCTTCGCAGCGGTCGTCGAGAAGGACTTCGGCGCCGGCACGGTCGCCGATCTTTACCTCGAAGGCAGCGACCAGCACCGCGGATGGTTCCACTCGGCGCTGCTGACGTCGGTGGCGACGCGCAGCCGCGCGCCGTACCGGTCGGTGCTGACGCACGGGTTCGTGCTCGACGGCGAAGGCCGAAAGCAGTCCAAATCGCTCGGCAACACCGTTGCGCCCCAGGACGTGCTCAAGACCTACGGCGCCGACATCCTGCGCCTGTGGGTGGCCTCGGAAGACTACAGCGAGGACGTTCGCATCTCCGACGAGATCATGAAGCGGCTGGCCGACTCCTACCGGCGCATCCGCAACACCGCGCGCAACCTTCTGGCCAATCTTTCCGACTTCGATCCGGCCGACGCGGTGCCTCACCGCGAACGCAACGAGATCGACCGCTGGATCCTCGCGCGCCTCGACGATTTCCTCGGCCGCTGCCGCCACGCCTACGACGAGTTCCAGTTCCACATCGTCTTCCACGCGCTCAACAACTTCTGCAGCGTCGACCTGAGCGCGCTGTACTTCGATGCCGCGAAGGACCGGCTGTACACGAGCGCGAAGACTTCGCGCGGCCGCCGCAGCGCCCAGGCGACGATGCACGAGATCCTTCATGCGCTGGTGCGCGTGATCGCGCCGATTCTCTGCTTTACGGCTGAGGAAATCTGGCACGCGATGCCGTCGTCGCGGCGCGAAGGCGAGGCTTCGAGCGTGTTTCTCACCGATTTCCCGGTGGCCGATCCCGCGTGGAAGGACGATGCACTGCTGGCGCGCTGGCAGCGCCTCTGGGAGATCCGCGCCGTCGTGACCAAGGCGATCGAGGAGCACCGCCGCGACGGGCGCATCGGACAATCGCTCGAGGCCAGGGTGACCGTCGCGGCCGGCGGCCGCGACGGCGAGATGCTCCAGTCCATCGGCAACCGCGCTCTTTGCGAGATGTTCATCGTCTCGCAGGTCGAGCTTGCCGGCGGCAACGGCAACCTGGCCGTCACCGTCGAGAAAGCGCGCGGAACGAAATGCGGCCGCTGCTGGAACTACGCGGAAGCCGTCGGCACCTTCGCGGATCATCCCGAGCTTTGCGACCGCTGCCATCCGGTGGTGACTGCACTGGACCCATCGTGA
- a CDS encoding UdgX family uracil-DNA binding protein (This protein belongs to the uracil DNA glycosylase superfamily, members of which act in excision repair of DNA. However, it belongs more specifically to UdgX branch, whose founding member was found to bind uracil in DNA (where it does not belong), without cleaving it, appears to promote DNA repair by a pathway involving RecA, rather than base excision.), whose translation MARAAKAPLPSRPTLAALREAAASCRACDLYKRGTQTVFGVGARGADLMLVGEQPGNDEDLAGKPFVGPAGKLLDHGLEAAGIERSDTYVTNAVKHFKWEPRGKRRIHKKPNTTEMVACRPWLESEIAAVQPKLVVCLGATAAQSLLGAALRVTRDRGKIVDTAYGVPAMATVHPSSLLRAPDDETRRAETRRFIADLAIARRFIERS comes from the coding sequence ATGGCTCGCGCAGCGAAAGCTCCCCTGCCTTCGCGTCCCACGCTCGCGGCGCTTCGCGAGGCAGCGGCAAGTTGTCGGGCCTGCGACCTGTACAAGCGCGGCACCCAGACGGTGTTCGGCGTCGGCGCCAGGGGAGCGGACCTGATGCTGGTCGGCGAGCAGCCCGGGAACGACGAAGACCTTGCCGGGAAGCCCTTCGTCGGTCCGGCCGGAAAACTTCTCGATCACGGGCTCGAAGCAGCGGGCATCGAGCGCAGCGATACCTACGTCACCAACGCCGTCAAGCACTTCAAATGGGAGCCGCGCGGCAAGCGCCGCATCCACAAGAAGCCGAACACGACGGAGATGGTCGCGTGCAGGCCCTGGCTCGAATCCGAGATCGCGGCGGTACAGCCGAAGCTCGTCGTATGCCTCGGAGCGACGGCGGCGCAGTCGCTGCTCGGAGCAGCGTTGCGGGTAACCAGAGACCGCGGCAAGATCGTCGATACGGCGTACGGCGTGCCGGCGATGGCAACGGTGCATCCGTCTTCGTTGCTGCGCGCGCCCGACGACGAGACCCGTCGCGCCGAAACGCGTCGATTCATTGCCGACCTGGCCATTGCCAGACGATTCATCGAACGCTCGTGA
- the lspA gene encoding signal peptidase II translates to MKPRILALIVAVVFALDQYTKHLIMRDWQVGESVPVIPSFFSLTYVRNRGGAFGMLANLPDAWRVTFFVAFAVITVGALVWLLASTAREDILQRLAIAAVIGGAAGNLFDRIRYGEVVDFLDVYVRDWHWPAFNVADSFISCGVVVLLLASMASPRGAPD, encoded by the coding sequence GTGAAGCCCCGCATCCTGGCGCTGATCGTCGCGGTGGTGTTCGCGCTGGACCAGTACACCAAGCACCTGATCATGCGCGACTGGCAGGTCGGCGAGTCGGTGCCGGTGATTCCGTCGTTCTTCTCGCTGACGTACGTGCGCAACCGCGGCGGCGCCTTCGGAATGCTCGCGAACCTTCCCGATGCCTGGCGGGTCACGTTCTTCGTCGCATTCGCGGTGATCACGGTCGGGGCGCTGGTCTGGCTCCTGGCGAGCACGGCGCGCGAGGACATCCTGCAGCGGCTCGCGATCGCCGCGGTAATCGGCGGCGCCGCCGGAAACCTGTTCGACCGGATTCGTTACGGCGAGGTCGTCGATTTCCTCGACGTCTACGTGCGCGACTGGCACTGGCCGGCGTTCAACGTCGCGGACAGCTTCATCTCGTGCGGCGTCGTCGTCCTGCTGCTCGCCTCGATGGCGTCGCCGCGCGGGGCTCCGGACTGA
- a CDS encoding OmpA family protein produces the protein MTPSSAKLAAVALCSCLLSACADGQMSPQASGALGGAAIGAGTGAIIGSATGDAGEGALIGGALGAVTGAIMGDSVQAQQEREQRDRELAEEMRHHNLEAHGSERGVVVDLPDVLFEFGRAELAPAARQKIVAIRDVLQSPGVVWRHVSIEGHTDSIGSEQANLKLSQRRADSVAATLAGLGVARPRMATHGFGKAYPVAPNVTPDGRDNPEGRARNRRVEVVILNEQNEGMPPPSAAVPPGYPRPAYPQPGAYPQPYPQPGAYPQPGAYPQPGTYPPPVYPPPVYYPAPYPYPYPRPYGY, from the coding sequence ATGACTCCCAGCAGTGCAAAGCTCGCCGCGGTAGCTCTTTGTTCCTGCCTGCTCAGCGCCTGTGCCGACGGGCAGATGTCGCCGCAGGCGAGCGGTGCCCTCGGCGGCGCCGCGATCGGCGCCGGCACCGGCGCCATCATCGGCAGCGCCACCGGCGACGCCGGAGAGGGGGCGCTGATCGGCGGCGCCCTCGGCGCAGTGACTGGCGCCATCATGGGCGACAGCGTCCAGGCCCAGCAGGAGCGCGAGCAGCGCGACCGCGAGCTCGCCGAAGAAATGCGCCACCACAATCTCGAGGCGCACGGCAGCGAGCGCGGCGTCGTCGTCGATCTGCCGGACGTGCTGTTCGAATTCGGTCGCGCCGAGCTGGCACCGGCAGCAAGACAGAAGATCGTGGCGATTCGTGACGTACTGCAGAGTCCCGGGGTGGTGTGGCGCCACGTCTCCATCGAGGGCCATACCGATTCGATCGGCAGCGAACAGGCGAACCTCAAGCTCTCGCAGCGGCGCGCCGACTCGGTCGCCGCTACACTGGCCGGCCTCGGCGTCGCTCGCCCGCGCATGGCGACACACGGTTTCGGCAAGGCCTATCCGGTCGCACCGAACGTGACACCCGACGGCCGCGACAATCCCGAAGGCCGCGCGCGCAATCGCCGCGTCGAGGTCGTGATCCTGAACGAGCAGAACGAAGGAATGCCGCCGCCGTCGGCTGCCGTCCCGCCGGGGTACCCGCGTCCGGCATATCCGCAGCCCGGTGCGTACCCGCAGCCGTATCCGCAACCTGGCGCCTATCCGCAACCCGGCGCGTACCCGCAACCCGGCACGTATCCGCCGCCGGTGTACCCACCGCCGGTCTACTATCCGGCGCCGTATCCGTATCCGTACCCGCGGCCGTACGGCTACTGA